Genomic segment of Paenibacillus sp. FSL R5-0623:
TCTCTTCAAAGCTAAAGTTATCCGCGTTGGAACGCAGTCCATAGGCCTGTCCACCGATATATACGGCATCTGCACCGTAATGGATCGCAAATTTCAGTTTTTCCAGATTACCCGCCGGAGCTAGCAGCTCCGGTCTGTCCAGACGGTTACGTTTACCCGAAAACTTCCGCTGTACCGCCACTGTTTCCATTCTGTTCACCTCGTCTATTAATACACTTGTTCTTTATAGAAAAATCCAAACGACAATTCACGTTCAGGGTCCTGTAACTTCCGCACCTCAGCGAGCCACTCTTCAGAGAACGCATATGCATCAGAATCGGCTATATAACTGTCAATCGCTGTCCGATATGCACGTACAACAGCTTCATTGTAGGTGAGTGATTTTAACATACCTTCAATTTTGAAACTGTGCACACCCGCCTCCATCAACAGATGAAGATCTTCGAGGATACATATATCCTCTGAGCTCATAATGTGTGTACCGTTAATATCCTCGTAGATCGGGAATTTCTCATCCCGGCGTTCAGCCTCGATCAGGAACAATCCCCTCTCTTTCCCCAGATGTCCCTCAACCGGCCGCCCTTGATGAGCCATGTAACTTTGTACCAGACTGCGCTTGGAATGATAAATATTCGTCATGCCATGCACCTGAACCTGAGCTTCCACTTTCAGAAAAGGAACCATTTCCGTCAACTCGTCCATATTCAACTCTCGGGCAAGTACAACGCGACTAGCTCCCTTGGTTCCCCAATAGTTGGCCGTCGCATAGTTCGTTGAAGTCATCTCTGCGTTCCAGTGCAGCTTCACATGTGGAGCGTATTCCTTCATGGTGGCCAGCACGGATGGATCATTAAACTCCACACCATCAATACCGATTCTGCCAAGTGCTTGAACATATTCAGGCAATTCTTTCAACAGTTCGTTGGACATCAGATTAGTCATGGATACATACACACGCGCCTGATGTTTGGCTGCAATGGCAACCACCTCTGCTGTCTCTTCCACGCTAAAGCTGCCTGGAAGACGCATGCCGAATCGATCATCTCCAATAACCAGAGCATCTGCTCCCGCCTGGAGCAGCACTTCTGCCTCTTTCACATTAGCTGCTGTAACGAGCAGTTCATGTTTCTTACTCATATAATCCCCTCCGCTTATTGCGCAGCCTTACTTTTGGCTATATTTTGCTGGTGTTCCTTATACGTTTTTGCAAATAGATGTCCAGACGAGCCATCCTTTTTTGTCACATAGAACAGATACTCCGAAGCTTCCGGATTTAGCGCTGCCTCAATGGACGGAAGACTTGGACTGGCAATTGGACCTGGTGGCAAGCCTTTATTCAGATACGTATTATAGGGACTTTTCACCTTCAGATCCTTGTAGAACAATCGCTCCTTTGGCCTGTCGAGCAGATATTGCACGGTAGCATCAATCTCCAGCTTCATATCCTGATTGATCCGATTGTAGATTACACCTGCAACCAGAGCACGTTCCTCGTCCACTACAACTTCTTTCTCCACGAGTGACGCAATCGTCAGCAGTTCATGCAGGGAAAGGTTCTTTTCCTGGAGCTTTGCTTCCAAATCAGGAATGGAATTAATCTTGGTCTGGAATTCTTCCAGCATCCGTTGCATCACATCATGCGTGGAACTTCCCTTTTTCAGCTCGTAGGTCTCCGGGAATAGATACCCTTCCAATACGTAGCGAAGTTCTTCATCCACTGGAATATCTTTGATGATATCTACATCAAAGGCCGAAGGATCATTGGCCAGCTTGATGAATTCATCCCGATCTACAACATGCTCATAAGAAAGTTTACCCGCCATTTGCAGAACGTTATAACCCTCCGGAATCGTAAATTTCACCATTTCCTCCGGTACAACTTCACCACTACTCAGCTTGCTAACAATCTCATCATATGTCACGCCAGGATTCATAGAATATGTACCCGCCATGAAATTAGAACCTAGTTTCTTCCACTTTAAATAACCTTTGAAGGTTAACCCGCTTCGAATGAGGCCTTCTTCTTGAAGCTGATCCGCGATTTTCGAAGTTCCCGATCCGCTCTTAATCTCGAATACGACCGGTTCTGTAGAAGCTTCCACAGGACGCATCATACTCCACACGTAACCGCCTGCGCCTCCGACAAGAACTACAATGATAAGCAGTATGACTACAATTGCTTTCCCTTTCAAAAAAGAAACAACTCCTTTACACAACCAAAAAGAGCGGACTTCTCCGCCCTCCCGGTTTCTTCAATTTGAAGCTGATTTAATCTTCGTCAATGGGGAGTGTACACTCATCATACAGTTCCGAGATGTTCTCCCACTCATCATCATCGTCGATCGTAACTAACTCTGGCATGATCTGGTCTTCACTTCCAGGTGATACCCGCAGAAGTTCAACCTCGTCATAAGGTCGCAACGAACTGCGGAGCACCGCGTACTGCTGACCGTTCACTTCGAACTCAGCCAACAAGTCATACGGTTGTGATTTACCGTTCTCTTCCTCGAGCTCAACATGAGCACCGAATGCCAGACGCAGTGAATCTGTCCATTTCAGGTCTTTGCGGCTATATTCCGTCATTTAGTTCGCTTCCTCTTCATCTTCAGCAAGAAATGTATTAAACGTCTCCTCGACGATATCCCATTCGGCATCATCTTGGATGACGAAAAGTTTAATATCGTCGCCCTCTTCTTCATAACGGAATGCATATACATCCGTTTCGCCATCTTCAGGTTCAACCGGAGCAACCATCATGTACTTGGCCTCCGAACCATCTACTTCAAACTTCATGATGACTTCAAATTCCTCTTCATTACCCTCGTCATCCGCAATGTAAATAATTTCCGCTTCTTCTTCCATACCCAGTTGATCTTCAGCCATTGTTGATCCCCCTCACCTTCTACTATTGGCATCCAAATAATTTTGCAAAATCAAGCTTGCGGCCATTTTGTCCACAACCTGTTTGCGTTTTTTCCGACTGACATCCGCTTCGATCAGCGTACGTTCTGCTGCCATGGTTGTCAGCCGTTCATCCCAAAGGTGAACAGGTAAATTCAGTTCATCCCGCAGGCGATCGGCAAAAGCAATGCATATCTCACCGCGCGGTCCTACGGTGCCGTTCATGTTTTTGGGAAGTCCGACTACGATCTCACTAATCTCATGCTCACGCACAAGTTCGGCAATCCGAGCGAACTCGCCTTCATCACGGCGGCGTTCTAGCACTTCCAATCCCTGGGCAGTCCAACCGAAGGCGTCACTCGCGGCAACTCCGATTCTTCGGTCCCCATAGTCCAAACCTAATATTTTCATCCATGCTCTCCCATCCTGGGGCCTGCTCAGGTCGATTACAAATAATCGCCTTCTCAAGCTTCAGGCTGTCTTCTGTCGGTTCATTTTCCGCTGCCTGCAAGGCTGCAACACAGCGGAAGCGGCGTACATTACCGGTGATTGGCCAGATAGGAACGTACAAGCTCTTCAATCAGCTCATCGCGCTCCTTTTTACGGACCAGACTACGTGCGTTGTTGTGACGAGGAATGTATGCCGGGTCTCCAGAAATCAGATACCCAACAATCTGGTTGATCGGATTATACTCCTTATCGACCAATGCATCATATACCGTGAGAAGAATCTCTTTGGATGATGCTTCCTGTTCGTCACCTTTCACATTAAATTTAACCGTCTTATCCATGGAGTCCATTGATGACACCTCGCTCCTGCATGAACATGGGGACCATGTCCTGCCGAATTGATTTCTGTTTATATAATAACATATTCTGACTGCCACAAGTAAACAAAGGATAAGGCAATTGTGTTTTTTGCTTGTCCTTTACTGGCTTCAGCATAATGCATCATTCGATTCCACACGCTCTCGGGTACAAAAAATAAACGAACAGAACCATTTCGATTTATTTTTTGACGATTGAAAGCCACTCAATGGATTTATGCATTATGCCCGCTAACCAGCGAAACTGCCAGTTTCAGCGCTTCATCCAGCTTGGTCGCATCCTTACCTCCGGCTTGCGCCATATCTGGACGTCCACCACCGCCACCGCCGCATACTGCTGCGACTTCTTTGACGATTTTGCCTGCATGTAATCCTTGTTTTACTTGTTCAGCAGGTACGGCTACAACAAAATTCACTTTGCCGTCCGCTGGAGCACCCAATACGAGTACCGCGTTAGGCAATTTTACTTTCAACTCATCTGCCACTGTACGCAGTGCATCCATGTTCGGAGCATCTACGCGTGCTGCCAACAATTGTGTATTTCCTGCTTGTACCACTTGATCCGTCAATTGACCCGCTTCCATGGCACTCAGCTTGCTTTGCAGGGATTCGGTCTCTCTGGCTGCTTCTTTCAGTTGTTGGTTCAGACCTTCAATCCGTTTAGGTACATCAGCCACATTGGCTTTGAGCAGTGCTGCTGATTGTTTGAGCAGTTCCAACTGGCTTTCCACATACAGATATGCGCCGCGGCCAGTTACAGCTTCGATCCGGCGTACGCCGGAGCCAATTCCGCTCTCGCTCACCAGTTTGAAGATTCCGATCTCTGAAGTATTATTTACGTGACAGCCGCCACAAAGTTCCAAACTATAGTCTCCGACTTGAACAACACGTACAATATCTCCATATTTTTCGCCAAACAGGGCCATTGCACCCATTTCTTTGGCTTCATCAATAGCTTTCAGCTCGATGTTTACGTTCAGACGATTCCAGATCTGTTCGTTCACCTGACGCTCAATTTCTGTCAACTCTTCCGGTGTGATGCTGCCGAAGTGAGAGAAGTCAAACCGCAGACGCTGTGGCTCTACGAGCGATCCTGCCTGGTTTACGTGTGTGCCGAGCACATCTTTGAGTGCCTTGTGCAGCAAGTGGGTTGCTGTATGGTTTTTGATAATGTCGCCACGTTTCGCAGAGTCTACTTCGGCGTTGATCACATCACCTACACGTAGTTCACCAGACTCCACAGTCACCAGATGTACATGTTGTCCGAGTGGAGCTTTGAACAAACCTTGTACTTTTGCTGTTACACCAGTACCTCGCAGCAAGCCCTGATCACTCACTTGACCGCCACTTTCCGCGTAGAACGGAGTTTTGTCCAGAACAACCTGACACGTTTGTCCTTCGCCTACAGATTCAACAAGGGCGTCACCTGCTACGATGGCTACCACTTTTGCTTCCGTCAACAGGTCAGTATAACCAACAAACTCGCTTTTAACCTCCAGGTCAGCAAGTGGTCCGCCTTGAACTTTCATGCTCTCGTTCTCTTGACGCCCAGCACGTCCAAGCTCACGCTGTTTCTGCATGGATGCATCAAAACCTTCACGGTCCACAGTCAGACCATGCTCTGCTGCATAATCTTCTGTCAGGTCAAACGGGAAACCGTACGTATCATACAGTTTGAAAGCTTCAGGTCCGCTAATAACTGTGCGTCCTTCGGATTTGGCTGTGCCGCTGATATCAGCCAGAATAGCCAGACCATCCGTGAGTGTTTCGTGGAAACGCTCTTCCTCGGTTTTGATCACTTTAGCGATGAACTCCTGTTTGTCTACTACCTCAGGGTAGTACATGCCCATCACTTCACCAACGGTTGTTGTCAGTTCATACAGGAATGGACGGTCAAGTCCAAGTACTTTTCCATAACGAACTGCACGGCGGAGCAAACGACGGATGACATATCCACGTCCTTCATTACTTGGCAGAACGCCATCACCTACTGCAAAAGCAACCGTACGGATATGATCGGCAATGACTTTCAGTGCTACATCAATCTCGACGCTGTCGTTATATTTCACACCCGCAAGAGCAGCTGTTCTCTGAATCATAGGTTGGAACAGGTCTGTGTCGAAGTTGGAATCCACATTTTGCAGAATGGAGGCAAAACGTTCCAAACCAGCACCTGTATCAATATTTTTGTTAGGAAGCGGTGTGTAGCTACCATCTTTGTTATGGTTGAACTGGGAGAATACCAGGTTCCACACTTCCAGATAACGTTCGTTTTCCCCACCTGGGTACATCTCAGGATCACTCATGTCGTTTCCGTAAGCTTCGCCGCGGTCATAGAAGATCTCGGTACAGGGTCCACATGGGCCTTCGCCGATATCCCAGAAGTTCTCATCCAATTTAATGATACGCTCCGCAGGCAGTCCTACTTTTTCGTTCCACAGTTTGAAAGCTTCTTCATCTTCCGGATATACCGTAACGGAAAGACGTTCCGGATCGAATCCGATCCACTCTTTGCTGGTCAAGAATTCCCACGCCCAAGTAACCGTCTCTTCCTTGAAGTAATCTCCAATAGAGAAGTTGCCTAGCATTTCGAAGAACGTATGGTGACGACGCGTTTTACCAACATTCTCAATATCATTGGTACGGATACATTTCTGGGAGTTCGCTAGACGCGGGTTCTCCGGTTTCTCACGTCCGTCAAAATAAGGTTTGAGCGGTGCCATACCTGCATTGATCCACAGAAGGGAAGGATCGTTGTGAGGCACGAGCGATGCGCTCGGCTCGATTTTGTGACCTTTACTTGCAAAAAACTCTATCCATTTGGACCGGATTTCACTGGCTTTCATACTGGATGCCCCCATTAAATTATAATAGTCCGTTGCGTATTCGCTCCGGTTGGTCAACATTTTTTTGTAAAAATAAACACAAAAAACGCCCCTGAATAATCAGGGACGATGTTATCGCGGTACCACCCTGGTTATTGCTGTTCATCCCTTGCTGCCCGGACAAACAAACAATCTCCTCGTTCATGCGAAATAACGGTCGCTCCCGGCAGGGTTGTCCTGCACTCCGAAATTAGCTTTCCGCCGCTTCATCTTTCAAGACTCTTCCAGCCATCAGTCCAGGCTCACCCTGATCCAATGAAGTCTATTCTCTGAGGAAAGGAACCCTCGGCGTACTTTATTTCATCATCGATTTCATGTTCTAAACATACACACTCATTATATCGGTAGCACAAGCGGGTGTCAACGCGGCCTCGTTGATGTTTTAACCCTGATATTTAGTCGGTCCTTCGTTTGATGTAATAGGCGAAAAAGTGTTGCACAATCACCTTCAGCACGGCAAAAACAGGTACTGCCAGAATTAAACCTACAATGCCTGCCAATTCACCTCCGACGAGCAGTGCAAATATAATCGACAGTGGATGCAGATGCAACGTGCGTCCCACCACCTGAGGAGATATAACATTACTCTCCAACACTTGGCACAGTGTGTTCACAATGACAACAAGTAACACCATTTTAAACGATACGGTTGATGCCATGACCACAGCAGGAGCAGCTCCCAGGAACGGCCCCAAGTAGGGCACAATGTTAAACACAGCTACAATGCTTGCAAGCAGCAGGGCATACGGCATATCAATGATGATATAACCAATGTAGGCAAAGATACCAACAATGACACAGACAATAAACTGTCCCCGAATATAGTTCCCCAGTGCAGTATCGATCTCTTTCATCACCGAGACAATCGCTTTACGACGTGAACGCGGAAGATACGCCACAATGGTACGCTCAAACACCTCAAAGTCTTTTAACATATAAAAGATCAGAAATGGCACGATAAACACATTGAATAACACATTAATGGTCGCCCCGATATTGTCCATGAGCACGGTAATCCCCTGAGTTAGTCGATCCTCCATCTGAAAAAACCAACTGTTCATGCCTGTTCGCACACTTGGCGGCATTAATTTGTGATCCATATTGTTCATCAGGCTCTGTGCACGCATGGACAGTTCCGGCATATGCTCGTTGAGTTCTCCCAGCTGTTCAATCAATACCGGAATGACATTCATCAGAATGACACCGAGGCAGGTCAGGAAAAAGGCATATATGAGTAGTACAGCAATCGTACGCGGCACCTTGCGCCCTCCCAGCATGCTGACAATCGGATTAAGTACATAGGATATGATAAGGGCTACGATAAAGGGTGCCAACACTGTTTTCAGGAACGCATATATGTGAAGCAGTAAAGGCCGCAGCAGCCAGATAAAATATAAAATGATCAATCCGAGCAGCAGCCAGATCGCGTAACGGAACAGCTTGTTTTTGGTTAATTGCTCCACTTGCATCTCTCCTTTTGGACTGGCTCTGAGAGTCAGTATATGTAGGAAAGGTAATATTTAT
This window contains:
- a CDS encoding peptidase U32 family protein produces the protein MSKKHELLVTAANVKEAEVLLQAGADALVIGDDRFGMRLPGSFSVEETAEVVAIAAKHQARVYVSMTNLMSNELLKELPEYVQALGRIGIDGVEFNDPSVLATMKEYAPHVKLHWNAEMTSTNYATANYWGTKGASRVVLARELNMDELTEMVPFLKVEAQVQVHGMTNIYHSKRSLVQSYMAHQGRPVEGHLGKERGLFLIEAERRDEKFPIYEDINGTHIMSSEDICILEDLHLLMEAGVHSFKIEGMLKSLTYNEAVVRAYRTAIDSYIADSDAYAFSEEWLAEVRKLQDPERELSFGFFYKEQVY
- the mltG gene encoding endolytic transglycosylase MltG encodes the protein MKGKAIVVILLIIVVLVGGAGGYVWSMMRPVEASTEPVVFEIKSGSGTSKIADQLQEEGLIRSGLTFKGYLKWKKLGSNFMAGTYSMNPGVTYDEIVSKLSSGEVVPEEMVKFTIPEGYNVLQMAGKLSYEHVVDRDEFIKLANDPSAFDVDIIKDIPVDEELRYVLEGYLFPETYELKKGSSTHDVMQRMLEEFQTKINSIPDLEAKLQEKNLSLHELLTIASLVEKEVVVDEERALVAGVIYNRINQDMKLEIDATVQYLLDRPKERLFYKDLKVKSPYNTYLNKGLPPGPIASPSLPSIEAALNPEASEYLFYVTKKDGSSGHLFAKTYKEHQQNIAKSKAAQ
- a CDS encoding DUF1292 domain-containing protein, which translates into the protein MTEYSRKDLKWTDSLRLAFGAHVELEEENGKSQPYDLLAEFEVNGQQYAVLRSSLRPYDEVELLRVSPGSEDQIMPELVTIDDDDEWENISELYDECTLPIDED
- a CDS encoding DUF1292 domain-containing protein, coding for MAEDQLGMEEEAEIIYIADDEGNEEEFEVIMKFEVDGSEAKYMMVAPVEPEDGETDVYAFRYEEEGDDIKLFVIQDDAEWDIVEETFNTFLAEDEEEAN
- the ruvX gene encoding Holliday junction resolvase RuvX, which translates into the protein MKILGLDYGDRRIGVAASDAFGWTAQGLEVLERRRDEGEFARIAELVREHEISEIVVGLPKNMNGTVGPRGEICIAFADRLRDELNLPVHLWDERLTTMAAERTLIEADVSRKKRKQVVDKMAASLILQNYLDANSRR
- a CDS encoding IreB family regulatory phosphoprotein, whose product is MDSMDKTVKFNVKGDEQEASSKEILLTVYDALVDKEYNPINQIVGYLISGDPAYIPRHNNARSLVRKKERDELIEELVRSYLANHR
- the alaS gene encoding alanine--tRNA ligase, with amino-acid sequence MKASEIRSKWIEFFASKGHKIEPSASLVPHNDPSLLWINAGMAPLKPYFDGREKPENPRLANSQKCIRTNDIENVGKTRRHHTFFEMLGNFSIGDYFKEETVTWAWEFLTSKEWIGFDPERLSVTVYPEDEEAFKLWNEKVGLPAERIIKLDENFWDIGEGPCGPCTEIFYDRGEAYGNDMSDPEMYPGGENERYLEVWNLVFSQFNHNKDGSYTPLPNKNIDTGAGLERFASILQNVDSNFDTDLFQPMIQRTAALAGVKYNDSVEIDVALKVIADHIRTVAFAVGDGVLPSNEGRGYVIRRLLRRAVRYGKVLGLDRPFLYELTTTVGEVMGMYYPEVVDKQEFIAKVIKTEEERFHETLTDGLAILADISGTAKSEGRTVISGPEAFKLYDTYGFPFDLTEDYAAEHGLTVDREGFDASMQKQRELGRAGRQENESMKVQGGPLADLEVKSEFVGYTDLLTEAKVVAIVAGDALVESVGEGQTCQVVLDKTPFYAESGGQVSDQGLLRGTGVTAKVQGLFKAPLGQHVHLVTVESGELRVGDVINAEVDSAKRGDIIKNHTATHLLHKALKDVLGTHVNQAGSLVEPQRLRFDFSHFGSITPEELTEIERQVNEQIWNRLNVNIELKAIDEAKEMGAMALFGEKYGDIVRVVQVGDYSLELCGGCHVNNTSEIGIFKLVSESGIGSGVRRIEAVTGRGAYLYVESQLELLKQSAALLKANVADVPKRIEGLNQQLKEAARETESLQSKLSAMEAGQLTDQVVQAGNTQLLAARVDAPNMDALRTVADELKVKLPNAVLVLGAPADGKVNFVVAVPAEQVKQGLHAGKIVKEVAAVCGGGGGGRPDMAQAGGKDATKLDEALKLAVSLVSGHNA
- a CDS encoding AI-2E family transporter codes for the protein MEQLTKNKLFRYAIWLLLGLIILYFIWLLRPLLLHIYAFLKTVLAPFIVALIISYVLNPIVSMLGGRKVPRTIAVLLIYAFFLTCLGVILMNVIPVLIEQLGELNEHMPELSMRAQSLMNNMDHKLMPPSVRTGMNSWFFQMEDRLTQGITVLMDNIGATINVLFNVFIVPFLIFYMLKDFEVFERTIVAYLPRSRRKAIVSVMKEIDTALGNYIRGQFIVCVIVGIFAYIGYIIIDMPYALLLASIVAVFNIVPYLGPFLGAAPAVVMASTVSFKMVLLVVIVNTLCQVLESNVISPQVVGRTLHLHPLSIIFALLVGGELAGIVGLILAVPVFAVLKVIVQHFFAYYIKRRTD